Proteins encoded together in one Miscanthus floridulus cultivar M001 chromosome 16, ASM1932011v1, whole genome shotgun sequence window:
- the LOC136513916 gene encoding protein S-acyltransferase 8-like, which yields MARPQRVYEAWKGNNKFFFGGRLIFGPDAKSLILSVSLIVVPVLVFCGFVARHLRHHFPDYNAGYAIPAVAVVFMIYALVLLLVTSAQDPGIVPRAAHPPEEEFSYGNAMSGGTPGRLQFPRVKEVMVNGMPVKVKYCDTCMIYRPPRCSHCSICNNCVERFDHHCPWVGQCIGQRNYRYFFMFVSSSTLLCIYVFAMSALYIKFLMDEGYPTVWKAFKHSPASLGLLIYCFIALWFVGGLTGFHLYLICTNQTTYENFRYRSDSRPNIYSQGCLNNFLEVFCSKTKPSKHKFRAYAQEEMRPPTVSFGRVVEEEPVGGPRSKVEDDLEIGSDLLKISQRRNYEDVDVEMGGPHRHSSEMDGIANAKLVTCSESQIPAVGSDVRVRHSSWDRRSGNWDMSSDVLTRSASDVIERSVFATEAAHPSLAETH from the exons ATGGCGCGTCCGCAGCGAGTGTACGAGGCTTGGAAAGGGAACAAT AAATTCTTCTTTGGTGGGAGGCTCATATTCGGACCTGACGCCAAGTCACTGATCCTGTCTGTTTCGCTCATTGTGGTCCCGGTATTGGTCTTCTGCGGATTTGTTGCTCGGCACCTTCGCCACCATTTCCCGGATTACAATGCAGGATATGCGATTCCTGCGGTGGCTGTGGTGTTTATGATTTAC GCGCTAGTCCTGCTCTTGGTTACATCAGCGCAGGATCCTGGGATTGTTCCCCGCGCGGCCCACCCGCCGGAGGAAGAGTTTTCTTATGGGAACGCCATGTCTGGGGGCACGCCTGGGAGGCTGCAATTCCCCCGTGTGAAGGAAGTAATGGTTAATGGGATGCCTGTGAAAGTAAAGTATTGTGACACCTGCATGATTTATCGGCCTCCTCGATGCTCACACTGTTCGATATGCAACAATTGTGTAGAGCGCTTTGACCATCATTGCCCCTGGGTTGGACAATGCATTGGACAG CGCAATTACCGGTACTTTTTCATGTTTGTTTCTTCCTCGACTCTTCTCTGCATTTATGTATTTGCAATGTCAGCCTTGTACATCAAGTTTCTCATGGACGAGGGTTATCCAACAGTATGGAAGGCTTTCAAACACTCTCCCGCTTCTTTGGGGCTTTTGATATATTGTTTCATTGCTCTCTGGTTTGTTGGTGGACTCACTGGATTTCATTTGTACCTCATTTGCACCAACCAG ACCACATACGAGAATTTTCGATACAGATCAGACAGCAGGCCTAATATCTATAGTCAAGGATGTCTGAATAACTTTTTAGAAGTCTTCTGTAGCAAGACAAAACCTTCTAAACACAAGTTTCGGGCCTATGCACAAGAGGAAATGCGACCACCAACAGTTAGCTTTGGTAGGGTGGTCGAAGAGGAACCAGTTGGTGGTCCTAGGTCGAAAGTTGAAGATGACCTTGAAATTGGTAGCGATCTTTTGAAGATCTCTCAGCGGCGCAACTATGAGGATGTTGATGTAGAAATGGGAGGTCCTCACAGGCACAGCAGTGAGATGGACGGCATAGCCAATGCCAAACTTGTGACATGTTCAGAATCCCAGATTCCTGCAGTTGGGAGCGACGTAAGGGTACGGCACTCAAGCTGGGATCGGCGGAGTGGGAACTGGGACATGTCATCAGATGTACTTACAAGAAGCGCATCAGATGTAATTGAACGTAGCGTGTTTGCCACGGAGGCTGCACATCCATCTCTAGCAGAAACTCACTAG